ATGATTATTCTCATGATAATGATACTTGGTTTGCAACACTTAAAGAACTTGCTTTAAACCTTGGATATGCCAAAAACGCAAAAACTTATAAAAAAAATCCAGAGTTATTTAAAGGTCAATTATCAGATGTTGCGACAATTGTAAGAGTTGCATTAACTAATAAGACACAAACTCAAGATCTACATGAAGTAATGCAAGCTATGGGTGAAAACCGTGTTATAGAAAGATTAAGCCAAAATTTTAAATAATATATAATAAAAGAGGAAACCAATATTTATTTGGTTTCCTCTTTGTTTATACCCTAAACCTGAAATTCGTCCACTGCCGCTGTAAGCTTTACTGCCAGATTCTTTAAATCTTGCGTATGTGAAACAATCTGATCTATACTTGCTAGTTGCTCTTCTGTTGTAGCTGCAACCTGCTGAGTCGCAGCTGAATTCTCCTCTGTTGAAGCTGAGAGAGTTTCTAAAATTTCAATTATCACATTCTTCTCTGTTTCCATTTCTAGACTATATCCTTTAATACTTTTCATATCCTCTGAAATCTTACCTATAGCTTCTAGAATCTGTACAAATATACTTTTTGCATCTATTACAGATTTACTTTGTTCTTTTGCTATTACATTTCCAACTTCCATTGCTAAAACTGCATCTTTCGATTTTTTTTGTATTCCTTCAATTAGTTCTCTAACTTTTGCAGCAGATATAGCAGACTCTGAAGCGAGCTTTCTTACTTCTTCAGCAACTACTGCAAATCCTTTTCCCTGTTCACCAGCTCTTGCAGCTTCTATAGCGGCATTTAATGCTAATAAATTTGTTTGCTCTGATATTTGACTAATTGCCTGGGTTATTGCTCCAATTTCTATAGAACTTCTATCAACTTCAAGTATTATATCACTTACCCTTCCTGATGCCTTACTATTCTCATCTGATTTTTTTTGAAGCAGTTCAAATGCAGAAAATCCTTTATTTCCTATATCAACCGTTGCCTCTGTTACATCATTAGTTTTTACAGAAAGTGCTGTTACAAGTTCTATTTTATCTGCTAAAATTTTAACCCTACTAACTCCATTTTGTGTCTCTAACGCCTGTTCACTTGATCCTCTTGCAATCTCATCAACGGATGCTGCTACCTCATTAATTGATGCTGTGTTTTCGTCGACAATGGCATCTAACACTTGAGATGAATCAAATACAACAGTAGCAGAATCCTTCACAGAACTTATTAGTTCATTTACATTTTTAACCATTCTATTGAACGACTCATTTAGCTTCCCAATTTCATCTTTATTTTTTATGTTTAAATCCGGAATACTTAAATTACCTGAAGCTACAACATCTACTGCCTTACCAATCTTTTTAATTGGAGCGGATATATGCTCCGCAAATAATATAATAACTGCTCCTCCTAAAACAAGCACAGCTAAAAGTACAAGAAGTGTAGTACCTAAAATTTTGTTTGAGCCAACATTAAAATCATTTGTATAAGTCCCTGCACTAACAGTCCAGCCCCAATTAGGATCCACCCTTTGGTAAGTTATTTTACTCGCAATTTTATCGGAATTAGCTGGTGTCCAGAAGTATGTTAAATAACCCCCACCGTTATTCGCTATTCTAATTTGCTCCTTAACAAAGTAAGATCCATCTTTCTTATCCTTAACATCTATTACACTCTTACCCTCTAGGGTAGGATGTGC
This window of the Clostridium estertheticum genome carries:
- a CDS encoding methyl-accepting chemotaxis protein, which gives rise to MKKANNKTKGLNIKTKLIIVTGMLLLIPVIALGLISYKVAKNELEDSGKVLLKNSVEMTLMVISENQKLVDEGKLTLDEAKERTREYMLGKKQADGTRPINKKISLGESGYLLAYTKDGVEAAHPTLEGKSVIDVKDKKDGSYFVKEQIRIANNGGGYLTYFWTPANSDKIASKITYQRVDPNWGWTVSAGTYTNDFNVGSNKILGTTLLVLLAVLVLGGAVIILFAEHISAPIKKIGKAVDVVASGNLSIPDLNIKNKDEIGKLNESFNRMVKNVNELISSVKDSATVVFDSSQVLDAIVDENTASINEVAASVDEIARGSSEQALETQNGVSRVKILADKIELVTALSVKTNDVTEATVDIGNKGFSAFELLQKKSDENSKASGRVSDIILEVDRSSIEIGAITQAISQISEQTNLLALNAAIEAARAGEQGKGFAVVAEEVRKLASESAISAAKVRELIEGIQKKSKDAVLAMEVGNVIAKEQSKSVIDAKSIFVQILEAIGKISEDMKSIKGYSLEMETEKNVIIEILETLSASTEENSAATQQVAATTEEQLASIDQIVSHTQDLKNLAVKLTAAVDEFQV